Genomic window (Verrucomicrobiota bacterium):
CCCGGAACTCGAAGCGGTCGTAGATGCCGTATTTGTCCACTTTCCGGATGTCGTAATTCACGCCGCTGGCGCGAAGCATCGGCCCGGTGATGCTGGCGTTGATCGCCAGTTCCGCGGGGAGCACGCCAACGCCTTGCGAGCGGGCGAGCAGGATTTCGTTTTCCGAGAGGAGCCGGTCGTATTCGTCGAGGAAGCGGGGGTAATCGTCCACGACGCGTTTGGCTTCTTCGATCCAGCCCGGCGGCAGATCGACGCGGCAGCCGCCAAACCGCATGTAATTGCACATCATCCGCGAGCCGCTTAGCGCTTCGAACAGGTCGAGAATCTTCTCCCGCTCCCGAAACGCGTACATGAGCGGCGTTCCCAGTGCTCCCATGTCTTGCACCAGAAAGCCGATCAAACAGGTGTGATTGACCAATCGGGTCAGCTCCGCCGTGATGACGCGGATGTATTCGGCGCGTTCGGGTGGCTGCAGGCCGGCCAGCTTCTCGACGCTGAGCGCGTAGGCCCAGTTGTTGGTCATTGAACAAAAGTAATCCAGCCGGTCCGTATAGGGCATGGATGCCAGGTAAGTCGTGCCTTCGGCAATCTTCTCGTGATTGCGGTGCAGGTACCCGAACACGGGCTTGAGCTTGACGACGCGTTCGCCGTCCAGGACGACGTCCATGCGAAACACGCCATGCGTGGAGGGATGGTGCGGCCCCATGGCGATTTCCAGGAGCTCGCTCTCGATCTCGCCGGTCGGGGAGACTTTGGGACGAATCTCGTAGTTTGGATGCGAAGTGACAGCCTGTTGTGCCGTCTCAAGAATTGCGCTCATCGAGTTGGATCAAACGGTCTCTTTGATGTGCACCGAGGTTATGAGGGGAACGTCGATAATGGCGGTGCCGCCGGTGTCGAGGTGAATGAAGAGCAAACGCCCGTTGGGGTGCAAACTCACGTGATCGCCCGAGGGGACCTCGTACTCGCCATCGCCCGCGACCCGTACTTTGAAAGGCCGAAACGGCCGTTCCTCAAGTCGGCGTTTGATTTCGTCCTTCGTCATGGTGCGAGTTTCGGGGGTCGGAAGTCCGTTGTCAAAGCTTCAAGGCATCAACGCTTTAACGCTCCAACGCTGCAACGCTTCAACGACTCACTCCACCGCTCGTTTGCGGAAAGTGCTTCTTCGCCTTTTCCAGCACGCGATCGTGTGGCGTCGGCTCGTATTCGTAATCGTCGGGTTCCACATAATCCTTGCGCATCGGATAATCCTTGAATTCGTCCCACATGAGAATCCGGCGCAAATCTGGATGCCCGTCGAAAACGATTCCGTAGAGGTCGTAAATCTCGCGTTCCTGGAATTCCGCCCCGCGCCAGACCGGGGTGAGGGACGGCAGATGAGCTTTGTCACTCCGGTTCTCCGTGCGCATCCGGAGGACGAGCGGTCCGTGCTTCAAGGTCATCGAGTAGAGGTGATAGACCGCCTCAAGGCAACCTGGCTTTTTCGTCTCGATGGTTTGTTCGACCTCTTTCTCCGCGCCGTCCACGGTTTTCTTGACTTTCACCTTTTCCTTCGTGACCGAGTCGGGCCAATCGACGCCGGTGGCGTTGGAACAAAAATCGAGCCGGAGTTCGGGATCGTCGCGGAGAAACTTGGCGACAGCCAGCGCATGCGCATTGTCCACAAGCAGCGAATGCTGGGCGCTGGAACTGTCGTTGCGGATGATTTCAATTCGGGCGCCCGGCACTGCGGCTTCAATTCGCGTTTTGATTTGGTCAACGTGTTGCAAGGGTTAAATGGGTTAAAAGAGTTAAATGGTTGATCTCATCCAGATAATGGTATCGTCCGTGTCCTTCCGCGATATTGTTGGTCAGAGAAACCGCCGCTCGGCGGATTTGGCTCGCC
Coding sequences:
- a CDS encoding NADH-quinone oxidoreductase subunit D encodes the protein MSAILETAQQAVTSHPNYEIRPKVSPTGEIESELLEIAMGPHHPSTHGVFRMDVVLDGERVVKLKPVFGYLHRNHEKIAEGTTYLASMPYTDRLDYFCSMTNNWAYALSVEKLAGLQPPERAEYIRVITAELTRLVNHTCLIGFLVQDMGALGTPLMYAFREREKILDLFEALSGSRMMCNYMRFGGCRVDLPPGWIEEAKRVVDDYPRFLDEYDRLLSENEILLARSQGVGVLPAELAINASITGPMLRASGVNYDIRKVDKYGIYDRFEFRVPLGEHGDVYDRYMIRFLEMRESLKILKTALRDIPPGPIMDPKAKIRSFRPKAGEAYGRIEAPKGELGFYLISDGSPNPYRYRVRPPSFINLTILEDMCLGQTVPDVVITLGSVDIVLGEVDR
- a CDS encoding NADH-quinone oxidoreductase subunit C, with product MQHVDQIKTRIEAAVPGARIEIIRNDSSSAQHSLLVDNAHALAVAKFLRDDPELRLDFCSNATGVDWPDSVTKEKVKVKKTVDGAEKEVEQTIETKKPGCLEAVYHLYSMTLKHGPLVLRMRTENRSDKAHLPSLTPVWRGAEFQEREIYDLYGIVFDGHPDLRRILMWDEFKDYPMRKDYVEPDDYEYEPTPHDRVLEKAKKHFPQTSGGVSR
- a CDS encoding four helix bundle protein; the encoded protein is MEAVAKSFRTFEDLEVYKAARLFRKGMYAASRTLPEFERFELASQIRRAAVSLTNNIAEGHGRYHYLDEINHLTLLTHLTLATR